The following coding sequences lie in one Desmodus rotundus isolate HL8 chromosome 1, HLdesRot8A.1, whole genome shotgun sequence genomic window:
- the FRMPD1 gene encoding FERM and PDZ domain-containing protein 1 isoform X2 yields MNLIGSDLFLGVPKSSFLTEEKRARLKTNPVKVHFAEEVLVSSHSQGNSLLCMPNVLKVYLENGQTKAFKFEADTTVKDIILTVKEKLSIRSMEYFALVLEEQYNVSRLYLLHEEELIQQVVEREESHDYRCLFRVCFVPKDPLDLLKEDPVAFEYLYLQSCSDVLQERFAVEMKCSAALRLAALHIQERIYACAQPQKISLKYIEKDWGIENFISPTLLRNMKGKDIKKAISFHMKRNQNLLEPRQKQLISAAQLRLNYLQILGELKMYGGKIFNATLMLQDRESYVGLLVGAKYGISQIINSKLNIISTLAEFASISRVELTEESDKVSMVKVYLQDIKVLTLLLESNSAKDLACLIAGYYRLFVDPVNSIFLWPGNKQQVHRVSAEEGYESRACSDSEESSEVDCMLEPLSDRCLPKLGPCRPLVQEEQPPGDSHTPSMARRCPSTCGAGSMTDSAESEASDSANTESRGCRTSGSSESMDALEEDDLDACSSSRSGFFHFGSPGFPESVEADSQERSRTETSGFFCLLDLAQRANPQSQKMELSESPAPGTFSWGPELSILRLDPRLYEGSQADYYSLCSSVSPASYLSDSSDSAASRQGQLGWTETQARSTMEALAPACEDGSSDEEYYDAADKLTPPDTLSGPGAVSAAEASATRMQSKASTCSPEDSLKTGPDGREPSRRGGVKKYAKTLRKRRSFLQTDYTCQVSFPLVPSASLEDVDDVCYYDREPYLTLAVPSPTVSSLQDMQGEPGLLETKALGRMAPLREAKSKNPASRVMEMEPETMETKSVIDSRVSSISAIRLRIDLSHKETPGGAPVTATVASAPARTLNCPNPGSSGPDTGQTGPSQTVSAFQDSEGSAPKALSTELEDSTSSLSSADPNPDTACLTVSPGPQNASQANTVELGGVQLETGSGALFTNHRQEAAPKCTELSLSPHDGPGSGECGTSSGEKVASFPTEEEQQGQLPLEHDELVTDKNGTNFLHDESGKDSGDAEGDVSNAVPQTAGISAPDGGMIASLSLDTPLTGIEPTPPHSPLELQGKSREIPSQACQAQAQTLLAELDLDPAFLLENQTIPSTFPLEGVKAEPLSLVIGEDTAPQDTPQQVGFTPGPSLLSTLPCPQERPHVEDSNQCPLSESKDKSPRICPSAEKSFLCFSSESHPKVSASLRMAVPLGFVGVNELVAPRVGMEQCSCQFSYVTCFRGLQPETEEEDRDPEAHPTVPLTSPPSAGSPLALPWRPTRAHSCSSEPLSRNSRIWPEYCSRALRQLKAAPASTPEGFVRLTESLLELQDILEASWGNGNKHPPEKCTWHFSESRSHLCMGSQKLLSSCQHVIRVDQSPEEMQGAVRDTFQYLVQLAGLCIQFTDCSRCSARHREAAGNLRDVVHTYQQFVEAAKLTCERGYHDLSVKLLARQCTALTAAVFYLTQKFRASAAL; encoded by the exons GACATCATCCTCACGGTGAAGGAGAAGCTGTCGATCCGAAGTATGGAGTACTTCGCACTGGTCCTGGAAGAGCAGTACAACGTCTCACGGCTGTACCTGCTGCATGAGGAGGAGCTCATCCAGCAG GTGGTAGAAAGGGAGGAGTCACATGACTACCGCTGCCTCTTCAGGGTGTGTTTTGTTCCCAAGGACCCTCTGGACCTCCTGAAAGAAGACCCCGTGGCCTTTGAATACCTCTATCTGCAG AGCTGCAGCGATGTGCTCCAGGAGCGCTTTGCGGTGGAAATGAAATGCAGCGCCGCGCTCCGCCTTGCGGCCCTGCACATCCAGGAGCGGATCTACGCGTGCGCCCAGCCACAGAAGATCTCTCTGAAGTACATAGA GAAAGACTGGGGAATAGAGAACTTTATATCTCCCACTTTACTCCGAaacatgaaaggcaaagacatCAAGAAAGCCATAAGCTTCCACATGAAGCGGAACCAGAACTTGCTGGAACCCCGACAGAAG cAACTTATTTCTGCTGCCCAGCTACGTTTAAATTACCTACAGATCCTTGGGGAACTCAAGATGTATGGTGGGAAAATCTTTAATGCTACTTTAATG TTGCAGGATAGAGAGTCCTACGTCGGCCTTCTAGTTGGAGCCAAGTATGGGATTAGCCAAATTATCAATAGCAAACTCAACATCATCTCCACGCTGGCAGAGTTTGCCAGCATCAGCCGTGTCGAGCTGACGGAAGAGTCTGACAAAGTGAGCATGGTCAAGGTGTATCTTCAGGACATCAAG GTTCTGACTTTGCTGCTGGAATCCAACAGTGCAAAAGACCTCGCCTGCCTGATCGCTGGGTACTACCGGCTGTTTGTTGACCCAGTTAACTCCATTTTCCTCTGGCCAGGGAACAAACAACAGGTGCACCGCGTATCTGCTGAAGAAG GCTATGAGTCCAGGGCGTGCAGTGACTCAGAGGAGTCCTCCGAAGTGGACTGCATGCTGGAGCCTCTCTCTGACCGATGCCTGCCCAAGCTGGGCCCCTGCAGACCGCTCGTACAAGAGGAGCAGCCTCCGGGGGACAGCCACACGCCCAGCATGGCCAGGAGATGCCCGAGCACCTGCGGGGCCGGCAGCATGACGGACAGTGCTGAGTCTGAGGCGTCGGACTCAGCCAACACCGAGAGCCGGGGGTGCAGGACCAGCGGCTCGAGCGAATCCATGGATGCCCTGGAGGAGGATGACTTGGACGCCTGCTCCTCCAGCAgatctggcttcttccactttgGCTCGCCGGGCTTCCCAGAGAGCGTGGAGGCTGACAGCCAGGAGAGGAGCAGGACTGAAACCAGCGGCTTCTTCTGTCTCCTGGATCTGGCCCAACGAGCCAACCCTCAGTCTCAGAAGATGGAGCTTTCTGAGAGCCCCGCTCCTGGGACATTCAGCTGGGGACCAGAGCTGAGCATCCTCAGGCTGGACCCCAGGCTGTATGAGGGCAGCCAGGCCGACTACTACAGCCTGTGCTCCAGTGTCTCCCCAGCCAGTTACCTGAGCGACAGCTCAGACAGCGCAGCTTCCCGGCAGGGCCAGCTGGGCTGGACTGAGACCCAGGCCCGCTCCACGATGGaagccctggcccctgcctgtgAGGACGGCAGCTCGGATGAGGAATATTATGATGCAGCTGACAAGCTCACACCCCCAGACACCCTCTCAG GGCCTGGAGCTGTTTCTGCTGCAGAAGCCAGTGCCACAAGGATGCAGAGTAAGGCTAGCACTTGTAGCCCCGAGGACAGCCTGAAAACTGGACCAGATGGAAGAGAGCCGAGCAGAAGGGGAGGGGTGAAAAAGTACGCCAAGACCCTGAGAAAAAGGAGGTCTTTCCTACAGACCGACTACACCTGTCAGGTCTCCTTTCCCCTGGTGCCATCGGCCTCCCTGGAGGACGTGGACGACGTGTGCTACTATGACAGGGAGCCCTACCTGACCCTTGCTGTGCCCTCCCCAACCGTGTCATCTCTGCAGGACATGCAGGGTGAGCCCGGCCTCCTGGAGACCAAGGCCCTGGGGCGGATGGCTCCCTTGAGGGAGGCCAAGAGCAAAAACCCAGCCTCCCGGGTCATGGAAATGGAGCCCGAGACCATGGAAACCAAATCGGTCATCGACTCTCGGGTGTCTTCTATTTCCGCCATACGCCTCCGGATTGACCTCAGTCACAAAGAGACTCCTGGGGGTGCCCCTGTGACTGCCACTGTTGCCAGTGCCCCGGCCCGCACCCTGAACTGTCCCAACCCAGGCTCATCTGGCCCAGACACTGGTCAGACAGGACCTTCCCAAACTGTGTCTGCATTTCAAGACTCAGAGGGCAGTGCCCCCAAAGCACTCTCCACAGAGCTGGAGGACagcacctcctccctctccagtgCTGACCCGAACCCAGACACCGCCTGCCTGACCGTCAGCCCAGGGCCACAGAACGCCTCCCAAGCGAACACAGTAGAGCTGGGAGGGGTCCAGCTGGAAACAGGATCGGGAGCTTTGTTTACAAATCATAGGCAAGAAGCCGCCCCCAAATGCACAGAGCTTTCGTTGTCTCCTCACGATGGGCCTGGAAGTGGTGAATGTGGGACAAGTTCAGGAGAGAAGGTGGCTTCTTTCCCCACAGAGGAGGAGCAACAAGGACAGCTGCCTTTGGAACACGATGAGTTAGTTACAGACAAAAATGGCACCAACTTCCTTCATGATGAATCTGGGAAGGATTCGGGTGATGCTGAGGGTGACGTGTCAAATGCTGTCCCACAGACTGCTGGTATCAGTGCTCCAGATGGGGGAATGATAGCCTCCCTCTCCTTGGACACCCCTCTAACAGGGATTGAGCCGACCCCACCACACTCCCCCCTGGAACTCCaaggaaaaagcagagaaatCCCCAGCCAAGCTTGCCAGGCCCAAGCACAAACACTATTGGCAGAGTTGGATTTGGACCCAGCTTTCTTGCTTGAGAACCAGACCATTCCGTCAACCTTCCCTCTGGAGGGGGTCAAAGCAGAGCCACTTAGCCTTGTGATAGGGGAAGACACAGCCCCCCAGGATACCCCTCAGCAGGTTGGTTTTACCCCAGGGCCTTCTCTGCTAAGCACCCTACCCTGTCCCCAAGAGAGGCCCCACGTAGAAGATTCAAACCAATGCCCGCTGTcagaaagcaaagacaaaagcCCTAGGATTTGCCCCTCTGCTGAGAAGTCCTTCTTGTGCTTCTCCTCAGAAAGCCATCCTAAAGTTTCTGCCAGTCTCAGGATGGCCGTGCCTTTGGGGTTCGTGGGGGTGAATGAGCTGGTGGCCCCCAGGGTTGGGATGGAGCAGTGCAGCTGCCAGTTCTCCTATGTCACGTGCTTCCGTGGCCTGCAGCCCGAGAcagaggaagaagacagggacCCGGAGGCACACCCCACGGTCCCTCTCACCTCACCGCCCTCTGCAGGGAGCCCgctggccctgccctggagacccACCCGGGCCCACAGCTGCAGCTCCGAGCCCCTGTCCAGGAACAGCCGTATCTGGCCGGAGTACTGCTCCAGGGCTCTGAGACAGCTGAAAGCGGCCCCTGCCAGCACCCCCGAGGGCTTCGTCCGACTCACAGAGAGCTTGCTGGAATTACAAGACATTTTAGAAGCTTCCTGGGGGAATGGGAACAAACACCCCCCGGAGAAGTGTACTTGGCACTTTTCTGAAAGCCGGAGCCACCTCTGCATGGGCTCCCAGAAGCTGCTGTCTAGCTGTCAGCATGTGATCAGAGTGGACCAGAGCCCCGAAGAGATGCAGGGTGCCGTGCGCGACACCTTCCAGTACCTGGTGCAGCTGGCGGGCCTGTGCATCCAGTTCACAGACTGCAGCCGCTGCTCCGCCCGGCACAGGGAAGCAGCAGGGAACCTGAGGGACGTGGTGCACACCTACCAACAGTTCGTGGAGGCCGCCAAGCTGACCTGCGAGAGAGGCTACCACGACCTGAGCGTGAAACTTCTGGCCCGTCAGTGCACGGCCCTCACGGCCGCTGTGTTCTATTTGACCCAGAAGTTCCGGGCATCCGCTGCCCTGTGA